Proteins from a genomic interval of Bacillota bacterium:
- a CDS encoding PhoH family protein: protein MLEDTHEAITLLGKHDETLKALERIFGVTIAVRGNELVFSGAPDQVDKVLRVLQDLQGLLRLGSNITIRDVKYAAKLARDNEDVTLSDLASDIIQVTARGKQVRPKTLGQKRYVDAIRRSGLVFAIGPAGTGKTYLAMAMAIAALKSREVSRIVLTRPAVEAGERLGFLPGDLQDKVDPYLRPLYDAIYDILGAEIFQKYMEKGIIEVAPLAYMRGRTLDDSFIILDEAQNTTHEQMKMFLTRLGFGSKAVVTGDITQIDLPRRKFSGLEEVQAILRGIDGIEFIYLTDQDVVRHELVQKIIRAYEKFEGERASE from the coding sequence ATCCTGGAGGACACTCATGAGGCGATAACCCTTCTCGGGAAGCATGATGAGACTTTGAAGGCCCTCGAGAGGATTTTCGGAGTCACGATCGCGGTCAGGGGAAATGAACTCGTTTTCAGCGGGGCGCCTGACCAGGTCGATAAGGTGTTGAGGGTCTTGCAGGATTTGCAGGGTCTTCTTCGCCTCGGTAGCAATATTACAATCCGTGATGTCAAATATGCAGCTAAACTTGCCAGGGACAATGAGGATGTAACCCTCAGCGACCTTGCATCCGATATTATTCAGGTCACGGCCCGGGGCAAGCAGGTAAGGCCCAAGACCCTGGGACAAAAGAGGTATGTTGATGCCATCAGGCGCTCGGGGTTGGTGTTTGCAATAGGGCCGGCGGGGACGGGCAAGACATATCTAGCTATGGCCATGGCTATAGCGGCCCTCAAGAGCAGGGAGGTCAGCAGGATTGTACTGACAAGGCCCGCCGTTGAAGCGGGGGAGAGGCTCGGCTTCCTGCCAGGGGATCTCCAGGACAAGGTCGATCCCTATCTGAGGCCGCTTTACGATGCTATATATGATATCCTCGGCGCGGAGATCTTCCAGAAGTATATGGAGAAGGGCATAATTGAGGTTGCCCCGCTCGCCTATATGCGGGGCAGGACCCTTGATGATTCATTCATCATTCTCGATGAGGCCCAGAACACCACGCACGAGCAGATGAAGATGTTCCTGACGCGGCTCGGGTTTGGATCCAAGGCTGTGGTCACAGGGGATATCACTCAGATTGATCTCCCGCGCCGCAAGTTCAGCGGTCTCGAAGAGGTACAAGCCATCCTGCGCGGGATCGATGGGATCGAGTTCATCTATCTAACCGACCAGGACGTCGTCAGGCATGAGCTTGTCCAGAAGATTATAAGGGCTTACGAGAAGTTTGAAGGAGAGCGTGCTTCAGAATGA
- a CDS encoding 16S rRNA (uracil(1498)-N(3))-methyltransferase — MRRFFVQSQDIVDGVAYIRGSDVRHIRDVLRLREGDSIAVLDGSGDEYRCRIMGFAGDAIGCRILEQVRRAGEPSIKITLVQGLPRGDKMDYIVQKGTEVGIWRFVPVITERTVVRLDSGEPGEAGRAGKVEKKIENGKIEKRVARWKRIAMEAAKQAGRAIVPAVERPQGFAGAVEALSSNVGMSGLDMGGSGAGGPGVSRPGMGSLDANAGTTWIAPWELETTRPLKGVLRERPGARDFVVFIGPEGGFTASEMELLMIHGAVPVTLGPRIFRTETAGLVVAAAIFYEYGELGG; from the coding sequence ATGCGTAGGTTCTTTGTCCAGAGTCAGGATATAGTTGACGGCGTGGCCTATATCAGGGGAAGCGATGTCAGGCATATACGAGATGTCCTGCGCCTGCGCGAAGGCGACTCCATTGCTGTGTTGGACGGCTCGGGAGATGAATACCGGTGCCGCATAATGGGCTTTGCGGGCGATGCGATTGGCTGCAGGATTCTGGAACAGGTGAGGAGGGCCGGAGAGCCCTCCATTAAAATTACCCTCGTCCAGGGTTTGCCCAGGGGCGATAAAATGGATTATATAGTGCAGAAGGGAACGGAGGTAGGGATCTGGAGGTTTGTGCCGGTCATAACGGAGAGGACCGTGGTGCGCCTTGATAGCGGGGAGCCCGGGGAGGCCGGGCGGGCCGGGAAGGTCGAGAAGAAGATCGAGAACGGGAAGATCGAGAAGAGGGTGGCGAGGTGGAAGCGCATCGCCATGGAAGCCGCAAAGCAGGCGGGGCGGGCGATCGTGCCAGCGGTTGAGCGCCCGCAGGGGTTTGCCGGCGCTGTGGAGGCGCTCTCCAGTAATGTGGGCATGAGTGGCCTGGATATGGGCGGCTCCGGCGCAGGCGGCCCGGGCGTGAGCAGACCGGGCATGGGCAGCCTGGATGCTAATGCTGGAACGACATGGATCGCCCCGTGGGAGCTCGAAACGACGCGCCCCCTCAAAGGCGTTCTGCGGGAGAGGCCGGGCGCCAGGGATTTCGTGGTGTTTATCGGACCGGAAGGGGGCTTCACCGCGAGCGAGATGGAACTTCTTATGATTCACGGCGCCGTTCCCGTTACCCTCGGCCCCCGCATATTCAGGACGGAGACGGCAGGGCTGGTCGTCGCCGCGGCTATATTCTATGAATATGGGGAGCTGGGCGGGTGA
- the yqfD gene encoding sporulation protein YqfD gives MVISRLWSYLRGYVIIKVKGRSPEKFINLATSRGFRLWDVYKAGDRFLVARVEAARMKQLASLLKTANCRASIEERVGLPFIAARALRRKILVAGAVLFCIALYLLSSFIWFIDIDGTQKIGKGRILQVLRSMDIRPGVRKRSVDLSAVERRVLSELREVAWVGASLEGTRLRVEIAEKKLVEEKHGLTDVVAAKDGLIVEAIFLAGLPLVREGDTVQKGQVLIRGYLKPRSGVSGLETSQAGGQSQQQRPQAEGPGLEGAPFETINAKGLISARVWYEAVGEALLKREAAERTGRVCRLLDVSLGDHKIRVPLSALEFEDYEKDEKPVDLGFIDRLSLPLKISSVCYREIRRKTISLGRDEAVAAARKSAEGAIWSQVPPSAKVIWKREDVIESKKEGSIRVRITLETVEDICKPVERAAGQDDIIREEVKDENDKGGKEQT, from the coding sequence ATGGTGATCAGCAGGCTGTGGTCCTACCTCAGAGGGTATGTTATAATAAAGGTCAAGGGGAGGTCGCCTGAGAAATTCATCAATCTCGCAACGTCGAGGGGCTTCCGCCTCTGGGATGTCTACAAGGCGGGCGACCGCTTCCTTGTTGCAAGGGTGGAGGCGGCGCGGATGAAACAGCTTGCCTCCCTGCTCAAGACGGCCAATTGCAGGGCGTCGATCGAGGAGAGGGTGGGGCTGCCGTTTATCGCGGCCCGCGCCCTGAGGCGTAAAATTCTTGTTGCCGGGGCAGTCCTTTTTTGTATAGCCCTCTACCTGCTTTCATCGTTTATATGGTTCATTGATATAGACGGGACTCAGAAGATCGGTAAGGGCAGGATCCTCCAGGTCTTGAGGTCCATGGATATCAGACCTGGGGTGAGAAAGCGGAGCGTTGACCTCTCAGCGGTTGAGCGGAGAGTTCTATCAGAGCTGAGGGAGGTCGCGTGGGTCGGCGCGAGCCTGGAGGGCACGAGGCTGCGCGTAGAGATCGCCGAAAAGAAGCTCGTTGAGGAGAAGCACGGGCTCACGGATGTGGTTGCCGCGAAGGACGGCCTCATCGTGGAGGCCATCTTCCTTGCAGGGCTGCCCCTTGTAAGGGAGGGTGATACAGTCCAGAAGGGGCAGGTGCTGATCCGGGGGTATCTCAAGCCTCGTTCCGGAGTGTCCGGCCTGGAGACCTCACAGGCCGGGGGCCAGAGCCAGCAGCAGCGCCCGCAAGCAGAGGGACCGGGGCTGGAGGGCGCGCCCTTCGAGACCATCAATGCTAAGGGACTGATTTCCGCCCGGGTCTGGTATGAAGCTGTCGGCGAGGCCCTCCTGAAAAGAGAGGCGGCGGAGAGGACCGGCCGGGTCTGCCGGCTCCTTGATGTATCGCTTGGGGACCACAAGATCAGGGTTCCCCTGAGCGCCCTCGAGTTTGAAGACTATGAAAAGGATGAAAAACCAGTTGACCTGGGGTTTATCGACCGGCTGAGCCTCCCGCTCAAGATATCGAGCGTCTGCTATCGTGAAATCAGGCGCAAAACCATCTCGCTCGGCCGTGATGAGGCTGTTGCCGCTGCCCGCAAGTCTGCGGAGGGGGCTATCTGGAGTCAGGTGCCCCCGTCGGCGAAGGTCATATGGAAAAGAGAGGATGTGATTGAGAGCAAGAAGGAAGGGAGCATCAGGGTCCGGATCACCCTTGAGACTGTCGAGGACATCTGCAAGCCTGTAGAGAGGGCAGCGGGCCAGGATGATATAATACGGGAAGAGGTAAAGGATGAGAATGATAAAGGGGGAAAGGAACAAACTTGA
- the yqfC gene encoding sporulation protein YqfC, which translates to MPRELVMDFPRITMVGNAQALIENHKGLIEYTSNKVRVSVSLGELVLSGANLVIARISSDEIAVEGSISSVSFTG; encoded by the coding sequence ATGCCGCGAGAGCTTGTCATGGACTTCCCCAGGATCACCATGGTCGGAAACGCCCAGGCGCTTATAGAGAATCATAAGGGCCTTATTGAGTATACCTCTAACAAGGTACGGGTATCTGTGAGCCTCGGAGAGCTCGTCCTCTCCGGGGCTAATCTCGTCATTGCCAGGATATCAAGCGATGAAATCGCCGTCGAGGGCTCGATATCGTCGGTCAGCTTTACGGGTTAG
- a CDS encoding histidine triad nucleotide-binding protein: protein MEECIFCQIIAGKKPGDIVYADDRVLAFRDKRPRAPVHVLVIPRKHIPTLFDLTDEDESLIGHVHLVAMRLARQLGAMDGFRVVVNCGARAGQTVYHIHFHLLAGRTLGWPPG, encoded by the coding sequence ATGGAGGAGTGTATTTTCTGCCAGATCATAGCCGGTAAGAAGCCTGGCGATATCGTGTATGCGGACGACCGGGTCCTGGCGTTCAGGGATAAGCGTCCGAGGGCGCCGGTCCATGTGCTTGTAATCCCCAGGAAGCATATTCCGACATTGTTCGACCTGACGGATGAGGATGAAAGCCTGATCGGGCACGTACATCTCGTCGCAATGCGACTGGCCCGGCAGCTGGGCGCGATGGACGGGTTTCGGGTGGTCGTGAATTGCGGGGCCAGGGCCGGGCAGACTGTATATCATATTCATTTTCATCTCCTTGCGGGCAGGACCCTCGGATGGCCTCCTGGTTGA
- a CDS encoding nodulation protein NfeD produces the protein MSSMLGKAGLIRSAYLVDLVIAVVAVAWLFNTGLYVFDPGPHASLLLAAGAGATAGAASAAGSSPGAGTGQAGGGAGEDGGVPVIYVVAIKGTIEPGLAAYVRRAMRQAEQDGADALVFEIDTFGGRVDAATEIRDMILDTPMTTIGFVKGRAWSAGALITLATRHIAMTPSASIGAAEPRPADEKTISALRAEFEATAEARGRDARIAAAMVDKDIEIKGLVGKGKILTLAAKDARARGFIDFVGNDRMTVLRHLGYGGAHVKVIPISWSEMLARYITDPMVSSILLTIGFLGLVFEVLTPGWGIPGTAGIIALALFFGGRLVAGVAGWEVVILFVAGFLLLLLEVFVIPGFGVAGLAGVGALLASIFLSFGSVRDAAFAIAFAFILTVLVIALAVKYLNKTRLWRGIILDVREETADGYVSGPGRQGYLGRVGRTLTVLRPAGVVQFGDDKLDAVSEGEYIPANSIVRVVKVEGSKLIVRAEE, from the coding sequence GTGAGCTCTATGCTTGGGAAGGCTGGCTTGATTCGCTCTGCTTACCTTGTCGACCTGGTTATCGCTGTTGTCGCGGTAGCCTGGCTTTTTAACACGGGCCTTTATGTCTTCGACCCGGGCCCGCATGCATCCTTACTCCTGGCGGCTGGCGCCGGCGCGACAGCTGGCGCGGCATCTGCGGCCGGGTCTTCGCCCGGTGCCGGGACGGGCCAGGCGGGCGGCGGCGCAGGCGAGGATGGCGGCGTGCCCGTGATCTATGTGGTGGCTATCAAGGGCACGATCGAGCCCGGGCTTGCGGCATATGTTAGAAGGGCGATGAGGCAGGCAGAGCAGGACGGCGCGGACGCGCTGGTCTTCGAGATAGATACATTTGGCGGGAGGGTGGATGCGGCGACGGAGATAAGGGATATGATCCTCGATACCCCGATGACCACGATCGGTTTTGTGAAGGGCCGGGCATGGTCGGCGGGAGCCCTCATCACGCTCGCAACCAGGCACATCGCCATGACCCCGTCGGCAAGCATAGGGGCTGCGGAGCCCCGGCCCGCAGACGAGAAGACGATATCCGCCCTGCGTGCCGAGTTTGAGGCCACGGCCGAGGCGAGGGGGCGGGATGCACGGATTGCCGCGGCCATGGTGGATAAGGACATTGAGATAAAGGGGCTTGTCGGGAAGGGCAAGATCCTGACCCTCGCAGCGAAGGACGCCCGGGCCCGGGGGTTCATCGATTTTGTCGGGAATGACAGGATGACGGTTCTCAGGCACCTCGGGTACGGCGGTGCTCATGTCAAGGTGATCCCCATCAGCTGGTCGGAGATGCTCGCCAGGTATATAACCGACCCCATGGTGAGTTCGATCCTCCTGACCATCGGCTTCCTGGGCCTGGTCTTCGAGGTGCTCACGCCGGGCTGGGGTATCCCTGGGACGGCGGGCATCATCGCGCTCGCCCTCTTCTTCGGCGGCAGGCTCGTGGCGGGCGTTGCCGGCTGGGAGGTAGTGATCCTGTTTGTGGCCGGGTTTCTCCTGCTCCTGCTGGAGGTTTTCGTGATCCCCGGCTTCGGCGTGGCCGGCCTGGCCGGCGTAGGGGCGCTCCTCGCCAGCATCTTCCTGAGCTTCGGCAGCGTGCGCGATGCGGCCTTTGCGATCGCCTTTGCGTTCATCCTGACGGTGCTGGTTATCGCCCTGGCGGTGAAGTATTTAAACAAAACCCGGCTCTGGCGTGGTATAATCCTGGATGTGAGGGAGGAAACAGCCGATGGTTACGTTAGCGGGCCCGGGCGCCAGGGTTACCTGGGTAGGGTCGGGAGGACGCTGACGGTGCTCAGGCCGGCGGGCGTTGTGCAGTTTGGCGATGATAAGCTCGATGCTGTATCCGAGGGTGAGTATATCCCCGCCAACTCCATTGTGAGGGTGGTGAAGGTCGAGGGGAGCAAGCTCATTGTGAGGGCGGAGGAGTAA
- the dnaJ gene encoding molecular chaperone DnaJ: protein MAKRDYYEVLGVDRDASQDEIKKAYRKLARQYHPDANPNNSSAEEKFKEINEAYEVLGDPEKRARYDQFGHAGTEGGFGGFGQGDFGGFGGFEPFGNIFDMFFGSDFAGARAQRRGPERGADLRYDLEITLEDAAFGLEREVQVTRMDTCRECGGTGAAPGTHPITCPVCNGRGQVGETRATPFGRFTSLHTCQRCGGEGKIIEKPCPACNGKGRVRGRHTIAVKIPPGVDTGTRLRVAGEGDGGLKGGAPGDLYVYITVLPHDIFERAGNDIVCEVPVEFWQAALGDEIEVPTLDGKAKLKIPEGAQTGTVFRLKNKGIPSVRGFGRGDQHVRIKVVTPTKLNEKERELLRQFAKLHGKSATEESKGFFKKMRDAWERHA from the coding sequence ATGGCTAAGCGAGATTATTATGAGGTGCTCGGCGTCGACAGGGATGCGAGCCAGGATGAGATAAAGAAGGCCTATCGCAAGCTGGCGCGGCAGTACCATCCCGATGCCAACCCCAACAATTCCTCTGCCGAGGAGAAGTTCAAGGAGATAAACGAGGCCTACGAGGTGTTGGGCGACCCCGAGAAGCGGGCGCGCTACGACCAGTTCGGCCACGCGGGGACCGAGGGGGGCTTCGGCGGATTCGGCCAGGGCGATTTCGGTGGTTTTGGTGGTTTCGAGCCCTTCGGGAATATCTTCGATATGTTCTTCGGCAGCGACTTTGCCGGGGCTCGCGCCCAGCGGAGGGGGCCCGAGCGCGGAGCCGATCTCCGCTATGACCTGGAGATCACCCTGGAGGACGCGGCCTTTGGGCTGGAACGCGAGGTACAGGTGACCCGGATGGATACCTGCAGGGAGTGCGGGGGGACGGGGGCTGCGCCCGGCACTCATCCCATCACCTGCCCCGTATGCAACGGGAGGGGCCAGGTCGGCGAGACGCGCGCCACACCCTTCGGCCGCTTCACCAGCCTTCATACGTGCCAGCGCTGCGGCGGGGAGGGCAAGATAATAGAGAAACCTTGCCCTGCCTGTAATGGCAAGGGAAGGGTGCGCGGGCGCCATACAATTGCCGTCAAGATCCCGCCCGGGGTCGATACCGGGACGCGGCTCAGGGTCGCGGGCGAGGGCGATGGAGGTCTCAAAGGCGGGGCGCCTGGTGATCTCTATGTATATATAACTGTGCTTCCTCACGATATATTTGAGCGCGCGGGCAATGATATAGTGTGCGAGGTTCCTGTCGAGTTCTGGCAGGCGGCCCTCGGCGACGAAATAGAGGTTCCAACCCTCGATGGCAAGGCGAAGCTCAAGATCCCCGAGGGGGCTCAGACGGGGACCGTATTCAGGCTGAAGAACAAGGGAATCCCGAGCGTCCGGGGTTTTGGCCGGGGCGACCAGCACGTCAGGATCAAGGTCGTGACGCCGACGAAGCTCAACGAGAAGGAGAGGGAATTGCTCCGCCAGTTCGCGAAGCTTCATGGTAAGAGCGCCACAGAAGAGAGCAAGGGTTTCTTCAAGAAGATGAGGGATGCGTGGGAGCGACATGCGTAG
- the mtaB gene encoding tRNA (N(6)-L-threonylcarbamoyladenosine(37)-C(2))-methylthiotransferase MtaB gives MGEGERVKSCAFSTLGCKVNQYDTAGLAALFKKRGYEIVDFDSAADVYCINTCTVTATSDRKSRQLIRRALRRNPGAIIVVTGCYAQAAPDEVLAIPGVNIVVGTRGRASIVDLVGGILEAGDGIRDIKIDAVQELYGSGCDSGCEPGGRGFREFEELPAGGFAERTRAYLKIQEGCEQFCSYCKVPYVRGRMRSRKPESVLDEARALVEAGHKEIVLTGIHLGAYGRDLGCAPGADGSGTRVDLAWIARRVAGIPGVGRIRLSSVEPADITEDLIDLVAAERRMARHFHIPLQSGDDDILALMRRGYTTSDYEALIKRIRGAVSGVAITTDIMVGFPGETDERFENSLNFARRMAFSRMHIFKYSRRPGTAAARFPGQVNARVKEDRSNRMLDLAEEMSLQFHRRFIGSIMEVLFENHSESGLEGLTDNYIRVFAGGPATLVGRFGQVRIDRATAEFASGEIVQ, from the coding sequence ATGGGTGAGGGTGAGCGGGTTAAGTCCTGCGCTTTCAGCACGCTCGGATGCAAGGTCAACCAGTATGATACCGCGGGTCTGGCCGCCCTCTTCAAGAAGCGTGGTTACGAGATCGTTGATTTTGATTCCGCGGCTGATGTATATTGCATTAACACCTGCACGGTCACGGCGACGAGCGACCGGAAGTCGCGCCAGCTCATCAGGCGCGCCCTCAGGCGAAACCCGGGTGCTATCATCGTGGTAACAGGGTGCTACGCCCAGGCGGCGCCCGATGAGGTCCTGGCGATACCAGGGGTTAATATCGTTGTCGGCACCAGGGGGAGGGCCAGTATCGTTGACCTCGTAGGGGGAATCCTGGAGGCCGGGGACGGGATACGCGACATAAAGATAGATGCTGTCCAGGAATTGTATGGCAGCGGCTGCGACAGCGGCTGTGAGCCGGGAGGGCGAGGATTTCGAGAGTTCGAGGAGCTGCCTGCGGGGGGATTTGCAGAGCGCACGCGGGCCTATTTGAAGATTCAGGAAGGCTGCGAGCAGTTCTGCTCATACTGTAAGGTTCCCTATGTGAGGGGCCGCATGCGCAGCAGGAAGCCCGAGAGCGTGCTGGACGAGGCCAGAGCCCTGGTGGAGGCGGGCCACAAGGAGATCGTCTTGACCGGTATCCACCTCGGGGCCTATGGGAGGGATCTCGGCTGCGCCCCCGGCGCCGACGGGAGCGGGACCCGGGTGGACCTGGCATGGATTGCCCGGCGCGTTGCAGGAATCCCGGGGGTGGGGCGCATCAGGTTGAGCTCCGTGGAGCCCGCCGATATCACCGAGGACCTTATAGACCTTGTTGCTGCCGAGCGCAGGATGGCGCGCCATTTTCACATCCCGCTCCAGAGCGGGGACGATGATATCCTGGCTCTCATGCGCAGGGGTTATACCACATCAGATTATGAGGCGCTGATAAAGAGGATACGAGGGGCGGTGTCTGGCGTGGCGATAACCACTGATATTATGGTCGGATTCCCGGGCGAGACGGACGAGAGATTTGAGAACAGCCTGAATTTCGCCCGGAGGATGGCTTTCAGCCGGATGCACATCTTTAAGTACTCGAGGAGGCCCGGGACGGCTGCGGCCCGGTTCCCGGGGCAGGTTAATGCCAGGGTCAAGGAGGACCGGAGCAACAGGATGCTCGATCTCGCTGAGGAGATGTCGCTCCAGTTTCACAGGAGGTTCATAGGCTCGATCATGGAGGTCCTTTTTGAGAACCATAGTGAAAGCGGCCTGGAAGGGTTGACCGACAACTATATCCGGGTGTTCGCGGGCGGTCCGGCCACGCTTGTCGGCCGATTCGGGCAGGTGAGGATCGACCGGGCAACCGCTGAGTTTGCATCTGGTGAGATCGTGCAGTAG
- a CDS encoding 30S ribosomal protein S21, with protein sequence MAEVRVGKNESLDSALRRFKRQCQRSGIMAEIRKHEHYDKPSVRRKKKSEAARRRRFR encoded by the coding sequence GTGGCAGAAGTACGGGTGGGTAAAAACGAGTCCCTTGACAGTGCATTGCGCAGGTTCAAGCGGCAGTGCCAGAGGTCAGGCATAATGGCTGAGATCAGGAAACACGAGCACTATGACAAGCCGAGCGTCAGGCGCAAGAAGAAGTCGGAGGCGGCACGCAGGAGACGGTTCCGTTAG
- the floA gene encoding flotillin-like protein FloA (flotillin-like protein involved in membrane lipid rafts), producing MFEAYFVILVVLVVVFFLVLLNFIPVGLWISAMAAGVHVGIFNLVGMRLRRVPPSRIIMPLIKAVKAGLNASVDKLEAHYLAGGNVDRVVDALIAAHRAEISLSFERAAAIDLAGRNVLEAVQMSVNPKVIETPVVAAVAKDGIELKAKARVTVRANIDRLVGGAGEATIIARVGEGVVTTVGSAESHKEVLENPDKISRTVLSKGLDAGTAFEILSIDIADVDVGRNIGARLQMDQAEADKNIAQAKAAERRFAALAREQEMKAMVQEMRARVVEAEADVPRALADALRAGKLGVLDYYNLQNVLADTQMREAISRITGRPQAGADEGEGSKRG from the coding sequence GTGTTTGAGGCTTATTTCGTGATCCTTGTGGTGCTGGTTGTCGTCTTCTTCCTCGTATTGCTAAATTTCATCCCGGTGGGCCTCTGGATCTCAGCAATGGCTGCGGGGGTTCACGTCGGGATATTCAACCTCGTGGGAATGCGCCTGAGGCGGGTCCCACCATCGCGCATAATCATGCCGCTCATCAAGGCTGTGAAGGCTGGTTTGAACGCAAGCGTGGATAAGCTGGAGGCCCATTACCTTGCCGGCGGCAATGTCGATCGCGTGGTGGATGCATTGATAGCCGCGCACAGGGCGGAGATATCCCTGAGCTTTGAACGCGCGGCTGCGATCGACCTCGCCGGGCGCAACGTGCTCGAAGCTGTCCAGATGAGCGTCAACCCCAAGGTCATCGAGACCCCGGTCGTGGCCGCGGTCGCGAAGGATGGGATCGAGCTCAAGGCGAAGGCGAGGGTGACCGTGCGCGCAAATATCGACAGGCTGGTGGGTGGCGCGGGCGAGGCGACGATAATCGCCAGGGTCGGCGAGGGCGTCGTTACCACCGTGGGCTCGGCCGAGAGCCACAAAGAGGTGCTCGAGAACCCTGACAAGATCTCGCGGACCGTCCTGAGCAAGGGTCTGGATGCGGGAACTGCATTTGAGATCCTCTCCATAGACATCGCCGACGTGGATGTAGGGCGGAACATAGGTGCGAGGCTCCAGATGGACCAGGCCGAGGCCGATAAGAATATCGCGCAGGCCAAGGCCGCCGAGAGGCGTTTCGCCGCCCTCGCCCGTGAGCAGGAGATGAAGGCCATGGTCCAGGAGATGAGGGCCCGGGTGGTCGAGGCTGAGGCCGATGTCCCAAGGGCCCTGGCGGATGCCCTGCGAGCGGGCAAGCTCGGCGTTCTCGATTACTACAACCTGCAGAATGTCCTCGCTGACACTCAAATGCGGGAGGCGATATCCAGGATCACTGGGAGGCCGCAGGCGGGCGCGGATGAAGGCGAGGGTTCGAAAAGGGGGTAA